Part of the Mya arenaria isolate MELC-2E11 chromosome 8, ASM2691426v1 genome, gattttttaatttctttatccACGAACGACACTATCatcaaactatttataaaaGCTGTTCAAAGTTCCCAAGTGCTATCTTGCCCGATTAAAAACAAGGCATTCCgaattgataaaacaaaacaaaaaaaacaacaaacattttaagtgtttttgatGATACCGTATTTTAATTATCAACTTTTGTGTAAAGCTAGTATATATTTTATcgattgtttatatttcttcGTTTATTTCTTCTATGTGTCAATTGCTTTGTtatatcttttatttcaaatcattccGTCAGTCACAAAGCCAACTTATGGCGTTttatttacctccaactttgtttcggccatgtatattgttcgtttgtaacgatatacgtcatttaatgtgaataaatgacatttttcaatttccatcctggtttgtcaattactcgaaacaaatgaactcaactaatacttttaagagagtactcataaatatatatatatatatatatgtagtttcGAAAGTACAGAGCTTATATTCATACCCCAGTCTATCCTTTCATTCCTTTAAATACTGCACTTGTCCAACATAACGTTAAACTCTTACTGTAGAgaatatgaatgttttattaatgattaacggtttatattttgaaaaggaaaaCGATAATACGGGTTTCTCCCAGACACCAAGACACGTCATTGGGAATTTTACTTCGcggtttatattttaattagtaATTACCTCATTTCCTGGTTacttcaaaacttatttttatcaggtacatgtttaaataaaaaagcaaagtgaTATGccgaaaaaaagataaatggcGAACACAACAAACCTATAATATATTGCATAGTATAATattaaatgtctaaaatatatacacatgaatACTTATGTTCAAAGTGTTGATTATAAAATTCAATTCTATTTATGGAAGTACTTGTAAATAATACACCTGTAAGACAAGCTGTTTAAAAACCACAGTTGAAATAACTTCAAGTTACTTCCCTTACTCTGTCTTTGGTATTAAATTCGTATTAAAGTTTTAGAAGATATATTCTTTAAAGAGAAGTAATTTGTCACTTCCAAATACCTCGTCTTTCGGAACTGAATTACAAGTGTGtgtataaattttaaaacttatttggaTTTATTGGTTAGATATATCCAGTCGATTTGGTAATATACGCAAAAATGccaaagatacatgtgtcgtaagtaatgtgatacatcagaaTGTAAGATTCAATgggttgtacacaacgatatcaattttatgcaaggttttgacaattttctttttttctttcttgcaattgtatcatctggtacCTTAATTGTCCCTTTAAGGTACGACGTACAggttgacaaaaaaaacacgttGGTTCAAACACGATTCCGTAGATTTGTTTGTTCATTACCTTTccgattaattaataaatttatttttgaaataaataatcaaacagCGAATATCTGAAATCAAAGCCCAATAGGCACTGAATGCCCGtgtcataaatataaataaagtcaAACTTtctaatacatgtttattgttcAACAAATCAATAAGGCAAGCATGAAAGCTTATATCataataaagtaatatataatgaagtaatttgttttttcttaattataacTTTTAAGAAACTAgaatgcatatgataaatattgtttttatttatatgcattttagtGTTTGGACGTTACTTTTAACCATTGGCTAGCCTCCCTACATTGAAGTTTATGTATAGACGAAAAGGATTCTTTTTCCCCAACATGGCAAATAACTAATCCCCGAATTTCAAAGAATTTCGATACTTATTTGGTTCCAAGCAATCAATAATTGAAAGGCGGTCTAACTGTGTTGATTTCTTAAATCATAACCATGCTTCTGTTATACTAGTGATTTATGCAAGAATTTAAAGTCATAAGTATGACCATTTCTTTctataaaatgtcatttcattcctttataaatacatcataaTCAACTTTCTTTGCCTTATACGATTCAACGAACTGTTTATATTGGTCTTTATTCAAATTTGTCTGTTGGACAGCAGGTATTTCCTCCATCTTGTTTATCCAAGACGTCACTGCCGGAAACCTGTCAGGAGATATCTCTACTTCTGGGTTATTAAAGGAGTAGGCCAGGTGAGGTATCCTCATTATGTGTGGCCAGACGTTTAAATCCACCATCATCGGCTTGTCGCCtgtaaaatgaaattagttTGATAATCGCCGTTTTACTGATCgattgttgtatttattttgtcttcAGTCCATAAGTTGAGGAAATGTAAAGCACTACGCAGTACGGTACTCAGTTTCTGCCTAAATCCACTATAATTTAATAAGACCGAAAGTGCCctgattttaaatgttttgtaggAACTGAATTTGTAGatatattaacaatttaaactttaggtgttttttattgttgaacaaataatttttttcaCGTTTCACACGATTTCATTTCGATGTCTGACTACAtaaaacgtgaacgagtccTTTCAAAGATACCATagattacaaaataaaaactttaaaagtgTACATTGATTgaaagggactagacactagAAGGACCAAAAATCGTCatatacagtatttcctcaaaaaacaagcctagaattgtcaatatcaCTCTACATGGCGgatttaaaagtattttgtcGATGTATAAGCTGAGTTTCCGCGAATAACGGTTTCCCAGTTTGCAAACTGAGCATGCGAATGTCACATGATACGTACAGATACTACACATAATGCAACTACTGAACctagtaaattttgaatttggaaaaataagcaaaaactgCGTCAAATCGTCAACGATTTTagttttatgtaagtttttgacatttttattttttcttgcaattgtagcATCTGGtgatacaataatatatatattttaagaattaaGAATTAACACAAACTATGATATTTCTGAGTCTCctttcttatttataataaaaacgtGCTCCTTTACTCTacctaatatttttttctggacTTCAACACATGTGCTTTAAATACTTACCAATgatgtttttcaagaaaaatctGTATTTTAGGCATTATAAAATAACCAAAAAGAATGATATTATGgcattttatacatatataacactTCACAATGTTACCTCCAAGGAAAGGAGTCCCTCGCttctttacatcaagttcgaatTCATCTAAGGCAGAGAACATGTTCTCGATGGCTTCCTTGTCCTCTGTGTGACTTAACATTACTTTGTAGAATGCACCAATGAACTGGAATGCATAATACATTAAAGAAGTTACATTTAGATTCGTACAATCATGTATATGTctgattttatataataaaaaaaatattataaaaccaATTTCAGCTAAATATGTAAGAAACTTCATTACTCTACTATGCTGACTGTTGTATAAGAATCTAAATAATTGAACATTGTGTGTTCTAAATTAAATGCCATATATATTTCCAATTCAATTCAGACTTAAGTAAATATTGTGgttttaacttatttgaataaatgtggATTATGTTGAAAATTAATAGATGGGtgtgttatgttaaataaaacatgtacaaggAAATTTGGCAGTATGTATCTCGATTACAGTCTTGTAGGATGGTGGGCGttagccttgtgtctctatACAGGGTcttctttaaaagaaattcccTACAAGGCTTGTCCCTGATGCCttgattgtattaatatattttctattttgttttgcaatttcgATCTACACACCTTTCCATATTTCTCCAATAGCATCCGGTCACGTGCCAGCTGGTAAGGGTCATCTGGGTTCAGTCGAACTTTAGGATACATGGCGTCAAGATAATCGTTGACTATGAGCGAGTCAAAAACGATCTTGTCATCAAATTGGATAGTTGGAACCTTGCCAAGGGGAGTAATTTTCTCCAAGTACCATTCAGGTTTGTCTTGTAGATGAATGTTGACAGTTTCGTGACtgaaaatatatcagatatgtttatacttaaagatgcacagttactcccaaataagatttaccacaaataacacaattgtttaaatatacccaaaaccaaaagggatgaatacatgtcaaaaacaatggttcttatgaaggataccgaatcTAATTTGAaggaaaggtgcagaaaacacggtaatTCTACATTATGAgtcgatagtagatcacagtaaatcttttagcattcaccaataattttatatttgtgcgttttcagctattaaatacacggttacaatcttgatatcagtaatgatattttccataaatgcattaatcagtaagtagttgaaggtttatcactcaaaacgtatgttggttatacatgtgtatgtattgattttgaataagagtgtcactttagtTGATACGAATTTGATTCAGTTTATCAACGAACGTACGAAAATCGTTAGTTCGGATCATTATTAGGGGAGTTTCAGATATTGAATGCATGTGTTAATTTGCaaactaaaataacatattGCAACCTTTCAATCTAAAAAACCATAGTGCAACctttcaaactaaaataacaGAGTGCAAGctttcaaactaaaataacataGTGCAACctttcaaactaaaataacataGTGCAACctttcaaactaaaataacGTAGTGCAaccttttaaactaaaataacatattgcaacctttcaaactaaaataacataGTGCAACctttcaaactaaaataacataGTGCAACctttcaaactaaaataacataGTGCAACCTTTCAAACTAAAAAACGTAGTTCAACctttcaaactaaaataacatattgcaacctttcaaactaaaataacataGTGCAACctttcaaactaaaataacataGTGCAACCTTTCAAACTAGAATAACATAGTGCAACctttcaaactaaaataacataGTGCAACCTTTCAAACTAGcctatttgtttcattatatatatcGTGCTAAAACCAAGGATTCGAAAGAACCGATCGTACGATACCCCGTTCAAAAGATAGCcccatacatttgtatttttaaatgtactaaGAAACTGTATGGAAGTCATGTAAACGTTGTTATTCATTGAAAGATGGGCAGCAACAATCAAAAAGTTTCTGTTTAACATGTATGTAGGCGTAACTTCAATAAGTGGAGTAATGTTTTGGAAAGTATGTACGTTTTTAGTTACACCATTTACATCGATTACATATGATTGATGATATATACATTCCTCATGCTATTCTGAACGTGTAAAATGTACAcgtacctggatgacgtagtcCACACTAAACAACACACTTTCCACATATACTCGTACAAGTATTTTTTTGGccttgcccgagtgcgagtataaataaacttacacaCCCCATTTTGCTACAACTGTACTTTTAATCGTGTACACTGATTTCTGTACTAAAgcgtatacatgtgtatatgtacTAAAATACGTGTAACAGTAGCTATTACTTTACCAATGCTCTTGTGAAGCAGCATTATCTTAATCTTGTGTACATAAGGGAAAACAGGAACTGTAATGTCACTGGGGTGTGTAATAAgcttttattaataattttgtacTCACTCGATGCCCTTGTGTAGCAGCACCAGCTTTGTCCTTTGGGCGTACGGACAGGAATGCATGCTGTACAGTCGCAACTTCCCTGGAGTGGGCTCGGGATAAGTACTTCCtgttacaaacaaatgcatgtattttaataacttCGGTGGGTTATGCTGATGGAAGATTGCATTATATTCTGAAGGGGTGCCTTGGATACTCACTTCCcgttaattacaaaaatatttgtggGTTTGGCTGATGGAACATTGCATCATATTCTAAAGGAGGGTTTCGGATAAGTTGACTCGGTcgattataaaaatgtttatgttttaataactttagTGGGTTTGACTGATGGAACATTGCATTCCATGCTGAAGGgctattttaaataagtaatcccggtcaattacaaaaatatgtttaaataacgTTGGTTGGTTTGGCAGCGTTGAACCCAATTCTAAAACATTAGTAGCACGGTGTATATAGAAgttcttgtttgtgttgttttatttatggaCATATATGgcaaattatcaaattataacCTTCCAGCCAAATTTGACCAACTACCACCTTCCTAGTGTAATATCTCTGTCCGTGCTAGCATACTGTCATGTGTATGCAACTATTTAacaggaaaatatttatttcattcgaAATATATAGCTGTTTTCCTACAACAtacttattgatttaaaaactgCGGACATCCATATATCATATTATCTTATTCTATATGATCAGATGATGACTTACCTGATCGGAAATGTTTCAACGTCAAaggcattttgatattttcaatgtcGGAATAATCCACGTATTAATTTGAGTATTGCTAAAACTTGTAGAAGTCCGATATAATCCAATTTTCTGACTACAAACCCTTAATGTGTGCAGGGATTATATGCTTGTAAATCTAGGACATGTCACAAAATCTTTATGGGGTGAAAGATAATGCACTGTACAAATATCACCGTCCTggtaaaatattctttttaaagaGATCGTACCAAAGCCAACTAAGTAGCGAACTAAATAGCATCACGAACGAAAACACCGATGGATGCTCCCATAATTTTATTAACTC contains:
- the LOC128243769 gene encoding pyrimidodiazepine synthase-like; this translates as MPLTLKHFRSGSTYPEPTPGKLRLYSMHSCPYAQRTKLVLLHKGIDHETVNIHLQDKPEWYLEKITPLGKVPTIQFDDKIVFDSLIVNDYLDAMYPKVRLNPDDPYQLARDRMLLEKYGKFIGAFYKVMLSHTEDKEAIENMFSALDEFELDVKKRGTPFLGGDKPMMVDLNVWPHIMRIPHLAYSFNNPEVEISPDRFPAVTSWINKMEEIPAVQQTNLNKDQYKQFVESYKAKKVDYDVFIKE